One Phycisphaeraceae bacterium genomic window carries:
- a CDS encoding type II secretion system protein has translation MTLSTATIQPRSNPRFCRGFTLIEVLVSIAVVAILTAILIVGLRAAFNKAKGTEAEAHGRSYHQLHASWWADHSDSFVNVGQYDEGFRTRRELSNPSLVVYLETFDGRLMHIPYALQASYPAWKAVVERHAGERVGIDTPFGYGYAFFTDPELWRAGQEPWRQWPATHLYRFVRSSEAQFASSKGLLAKRAQTDRATGQAESITVVFVDGSTGVFPRESFLAQASGFLGGTPLDDPDPVLHTIDGVRGRDVAR, from the coding sequence ATGACCCTCAGTACAGCGACCATCCAGCCAAGATCGAACCCCAGATTCTGTCGCGGCTTCACGCTGATCGAAGTGTTGGTTTCCATTGCGGTGGTCGCGATTCTCACCGCGATTCTTATCGTTGGTCTCCGCGCGGCGTTCAACAAGGCCAAGGGGACCGAGGCCGAAGCGCACGGCCGTTCGTATCACCAATTGCACGCGAGTTGGTGGGCCGACCACAGCGATTCGTTCGTCAATGTTGGGCAGTACGACGAGGGCTTTCGTACACGCCGCGAACTCTCGAACCCGAGTTTGGTGGTCTATCTCGAGACCTTTGACGGCCGACTGATGCATATCCCCTATGCGCTGCAGGCCTCGTATCCCGCTTGGAAAGCCGTCGTGGAGCGACACGCCGGCGAACGCGTGGGCATCGACACGCCGTTCGGCTATGGGTACGCGTTCTTCACCGATCCTGAACTGTGGCGAGCCGGGCAGGAACCCTGGCGCCAATGGCCCGCGACGCATCTGTACCGATTCGTCCGATCGTCGGAGGCGCAGTTTGCGAGTTCCAAGGGTTTGCTCGCGAAGAGGGCCCAGACTGATCGCGCCACGGGTCAGGCGGAATCAATCACGGTCGTATTCGTGGACGGATCGACCGGCGTCTTCCCGCGGGAGTCTTTCCTGGCCCAAGCGTCGGGCTTTCTCGGGGGCACGCCGCTCGACGACCCGGACCCAGTGCTCCACACGATCGACGGCGTTCGGGGGCGCGATGTCGCGCGATAA
- a CDS encoding HD-GYP domain-containing protein has protein sequence MNERPPIPADPGPDGSLTPEVVAALVKAIELKDGATASHTWRVVLYTRALAEAAGLDHDTIGRLTVAAALHDLGKVDIPDEILLKPGKLTEQEFAVIKTHPSIGHERLIRMGVRDAIILNLVRHHHERVDGEGYPDRLRGDDIPLGARFFAVVDTFDALTSVRPYRREIGDDAAKRAIHIITKDVDSHYSIEAVDLFVRQFDRGALDWILHYFNDENPAPDFAGGANALADAVKRLRGEEPTTGGATGA, from the coding sequence GTGAACGAGCGCCCGCCCATCCCGGCCGACCCCGGCCCCGACGGCTCGCTCACGCCCGAGGTCGTCGCGGCCCTCGTGAAAGCGATCGAACTCAAGGACGGCGCCACCGCCTCGCACACCTGGCGCGTGGTGCTCTACACCCGCGCTCTTGCAGAAGCGGCGGGGCTCGACCACGACACGATCGGGCGCCTCACCGTCGCCGCCGCCCTGCACGACCTGGGAAAGGTGGACATCCCGGACGAGATCCTGCTCAAGCCCGGCAAACTCACCGAGCAGGAGTTCGCGGTCATCAAGACGCACCCCTCCATCGGGCACGAACGCCTCATCCGCATGGGCGTGCGCGACGCGATCATCCTCAACCTCGTGCGCCACCACCACGAGCGCGTCGACGGCGAGGGCTACCCCGACCGCCTTCGCGGCGACGACATCCCCCTCGGCGCGCGCTTCTTCGCCGTCGTCGACACCTTCGACGCGCTCACGAGCGTGCGCCCGTACCGCAGAGAGATCGGCGACGACGCCGCCAAACGCGCGATCCACATCATCACGAAGGATGTCGACTCCCATTACTCGATCGAAGCGGTGGACCTCTTCGTGCGCCAGTTCGACCGCGGCGCCCTCGACTGGATCCTCCACTACTTCAACGACGAGAACCCCGCCCCGGACTTCGCCGGCGGCGCCAACGCGCTGGCCGACGCGGTAAAAAGACTGCGCGGCGAAGAGCCGACGACGGGCGGCGCGACGGGGGCCTGA